The sequence ATTTGTACATGATAAGCTGGAAGTagccatatacatgtagtaagcaCGGTTAGCCCCATTAACTAAGAACCAGTGCTAGTACCTGGTCTGTACtgtgcactagtgtgtgtaacGTGAGGGTGGTAAGTGTCTGGAGGAGGGCAGAGACCAGTGAAAGAGACGGGTGGGAGAGCAACAGTCTGACACAAAGGTCGCGAACCTGGAACATTTTAAGCGCACGTAACATTGTTTGTACGCAAAGATAACCTCATCAGTGTTACCTCACCTGCGTAACTGTCTCTGTGTCATGATGCATCAGATCTAGTATTGGGATTAAATCGAGTTTCTTCTCGACAGGAGTTGTTAAACCTACGGAAGGTCATTGTCAATGCTAGACACTACGTAATGGATATAGAATGAGACTGAGTGTTTTACAGGCACAAGTACaagggctataattatatgttttaTATATCACAGCGAGCCATTACCGAATCATGCCTCGAGGGTACGTGACcgtgtaataataatagcacGGAGTGTATtatatgacttttattacatcattgtaaccttgacaacgtgcaatacacagttgagcctcgattatccaAACCCTGATCATTCGGCCaatttaatgatattcatagcacatGCGCGTAAGTGTTAAATAGAAGCAGCAACGCTTCAGATTAGCCAACATATAACATTatggctgctaccttgttCTGTCTTATGTCCAGACTAGTACATTTGTAAGAGATCTGGACATCCGTTTGCTGATTTTGCATGCAGAGGCTACTTGAATTAATGATGCGCGTGGCTCATTGAGAGTCATTCTGGTATCCGAATATTTCATTCGTCCAGATGAGGTGGGGACACCAGGTGTTCGGATAATCGAGACTCAACTGTACTGCTAGTTGTATCTTCCACTAAGAATTCGTCCACGTACCTTGTATCATAGTGGCAATCTTGTCGTAGACTCCAGCAGCGAATATCGCAGAGTGCTCACAGAGACAATGAGTGGCATATATGGCAGCACTGGCCTCTACCTGATCAGTGGACTCCAGTCCATGATGGATACTATACAGAGTGAAGCGTCGCATGTAACAGCACTTTCGCAACATTTTACCgtactacaatgttttgtgagTGAAAAACCTTCGCGAATGAGCCATATCTGCACACTTTCACAATCTGGTACAGGTTGTTGCACTATATAGCTTAATTAGCTTTGCACTTGCAGagctagtatatatagctCGCAGAACATTTTTTAATACGATAATAATTAAAATACAGATTGTACAGacacaaaatattaatgatattTATGTACCTATGGTGGACATTTTTTTTGTCAGCGACAATGCTCGCAATACTTCCAAACACTCTGCAAAAGAATACATTACTCAGTAACATAATAAAAAAGTACACAAAAAGTTATAAAATCAAACAATCAATGCAAGAGTCATGATGtgatctgcataattatagctatttgGTATCATGGCTTTTGCATGTCTTCGTTCCAGTTGTGTGGATGCATGGTCAATCACATCACAGCTCACCTCATTGTAACAGCCCTGGCAATAGGGTCATTGCTATGAATGACGGAGTAGATGCGTCGGAGGAACTCATCCACACTTGTGATTTTGTTCAGGTGCTTCTCTGTTACTTGCAGTACTTTCAGGATGTTAAGGCGAAGAAAATTTATACTGCGTCAACGAAAGGGTATGTCATGAAATATTTGGTCCAGGTTGGGGAGGGCAAAACATTTCAGATAACGCCTGTAATATACTTTGGCCCTCCAGTTCATtaccagtatatacatgcagatggTGGACTTATCAAAGTTTATTTTTCTGTTTTAGATAGCTACACGTGTCAAGATGAATCCCCAACTATTATAGATACATTGTAGAGATCCTGAACGTGCACTCGGTGTATGTGTAAAGCATTTACAGTCAattgaatcagccgcaccttgaCAGTAGAGAGTCTATAAGCACTTATAGTCTGGCAAGGACAGAATTCCAACCCGACCAATCAGAAACAATCAGAGAGCTATAAGAAGCATGCGTTCTACGCATCTGGGAGGCATTTGGGAGGCATTTGGGACGCATTTACAGCTAGCACTAGTCATTCTAACTACCGCAGAAACTATATTATTAATTAGCGTATGCGCTAATCAAACGCAGAGCTCTATGTCGAGGATGCATTTATAATGCAGGCACAAGCCCTACCCAGTAACCAGCGAGACGAGGTGACTGCACTATAGGCCTGTGCGTGTTCCTTTAGCAACgattcatacatgtagctgttggTTCCCTCAAAAACGCTTCTtgcataatacatgtaattgcATAATTCTTCTGGTtaccgtagtgctagaaatataATATGCGAGCATAAAATATTATGGTTTTGGCCAATTATAAGGCTACGAAAACGTTATCTCGATTAAACGCCACAATCTCAATGGGGATTGTACGGGCCTCAAATTAATGTGCAATACAAATTTATGATGGGCACTCGCATAAATAGCATTAGTTTGTATCATGCATACATTTCTAGAACTACGGCATGACACTGATGTAATGACCTTCAGACGAAAGTGCTCAGACGTTCTATTGTCAAGGTAAAGTAGTGTTTACCTGGTTCTGTACACTTCGGCCAGTTTCAGATAAGCAGCATTGATGAGGATAGGAAATGGAAACCGATCAATGAGGGACGGAAACTTGACTATGGCCTCGCACTGGTCACCCACACGACTGGAACGAAGACCTGAAAAGGCCAAAATAGCAGACTAGTCATATATAGAATCAGATCATACATAGATCTGTCGCTGGAAAAATGGTCCTGAAAATGGTTCAGGGACCGAAAATCACCCCCTGAAAATAAACCGTCCACTTTAATTGAGAATCTTTGTGGTTGCACtggttattatgcctcagtgcgcatgcgcaagcgaggtatacggtagtgtgtttgtgtgtgtgtgtgtgtgtgtgtgtgtgtgtgtgtagactatttcagctgctcaaggatcaatgaagtgcaaagtAAGattttctataggcttctagtcatgtttttttggcaatattaattttgtggatttgcaaattaaagcttcgttctcgagttatgccaagttttgcttacttggaatgccattgcagccttttcagaagagtccgtagcaaaacttgttcaccgagtgttgctactctacttagtagttagctctgcactagaacgctagctattggtagctgcaagagtgagaagagagctgcaaggctctgctgacttgcagccattaattttagacttgaacttttggcatcgatcgtttttaacaacaatcatggtcgatcattacccactatttgagtttcctaGTGATTGCAATGCAGCAAAAtattttatgttatgtagctttggcacctccaccgaggcatcagcacccgtggtgctttcattactaATAATGAAGTTCTTTATCTAGAGTTATGTTGGTAACCTAGGGTCCTCCCTCTCCACACCATAATTACATGCACAGGCAGCTACACTTGATCTGAATGAAGTAAATGCAGGGCCGTAGCCTATGGGAGTGATCAGTGccaatacatgtacctccaacTCTTTTTAAATTAGTACTAAaatcatttgcatggtgaagtacTTTTACGTACAAATGATAATTACGCTCTCATTTGAATGGTGAActtctacatacaaataaaaagctctataattatacaaatgaGTTACAAGtttttggcactgatcacctCCCATAGTAGCCATGTACCAGCCTAGTTTTGACCTGACCACTTTTTTGACGAAATGGTCATCACTATAGTGTAAACACAAAATGGACAAAGGGGTGGGGCGGGGCAGCCCACATAAACTCCTTTTCAGCATGCGCAATTCTGAGAATCTATTGCTATGGCTGCCGCTGTGAACGTCAAGAGAGCAAGTCTTCCTGACCAGGCTCACCATCCAGCAGAGAAATCCGACAACCATTGGTACAGGGCGTGGCAGAGGAATTTTCAGCGCGTATTGCGCGCACGCATTTCTATTGTTCACCTGACCAATACAAAATTGATGGCTAGGGCCCTGGAATGTGCAATGGAGCATGTCAATACTTCTTCATTTAAAAAGCGTAATTCCTTGTCCTAAACTCATTAACCAGGCCTTCATACAGAAAAAATTGACAGGATGGGgcaaaagtcataaaaattggggaggggggggcaaGCCGGATATCCGTGTGCTCAGGCATCTGGGGAGTCTAGGAAATTGTTGCTTTAGACTGTCTGATATCGCATCTGGTGCATTCTTAGGAACTGAGGTGTCAGTGTTAGAGTTAGGGTTTTTATGAAGGACAAATTGCAAAACAAAATGCCAGCAGCGACTATTTAATGAAGTTTCAAGGTGTTATACTACTACATTATGAGTCAGTTCTTAGATAGATAAAATAGCTGTCTATTCCTGTCGCTACTGCATCGGTAGAGGAAAGCTTTTTTTAGACGAAGCTCATCAAAGCCCGGCATCCTGAGCAACACTAACTTAATGAACATCGTCCTGAAATCGCTGCATTTACTTACAGAGAGTGAATTAGAGGAAATTGTGGATATTATGAAACAGAAAGAATAAAAGTTTATCCTGTGATTCACATTGTAATGAATAATAAGACAAGATCTTTGTTTACTTTGTGTGCCACAGGCCGTAACACCGACCTAATCCCAGGGGGGGGGCGCTTGCCCCCCTGTATATGAAGCCTTGCAAATTGCATGAGCTAGCATTGTATAGGATCACTTTTTAAAGGGCGAACCAATATAAAATTTAAGCCCCCTCAGCCTAGCTGGGTGTAGCCCGGCACCCATTCCCAACGGGTGGCCGGGGGACACACTTATgtaggatttgtactgctgtgTTATGCAATACTGCTCCGTAAGcatcatgaataaaattataaaccGCAGAATGCTGCTCTGTTGCttatgaataaaattataaaccGCACGTCCGGTGTTGGGCTGCActcctcagtgcagcagtacaaatcctatataagcatGTCCCCCGGCCACCTACCCTCAGCCCTGGACAGAAATTTTTGGCAGACCCACAATTTTTATGACGGATCTACTATAGGGatctactatataattatagtagattCTACAGTACTACAGCTCTCACACTGATTAATTCGACATTAATATGTTATACCTTTCTCCACTTCCATGAGTGCTACATTTGCCTCCTGTCTTGTATCGTTTGTCAGACCTTCAGACATTCTGATCTTTCAGGTATCTAACTTTTTGGTGCCTCAGATATAATATATGTACGTAGTCTACATATGCTTGCACCATAAGTACGTTACTACGTATCTCTGGGTACGTATATTGTACCAGATTGTACTATGCTTGCACAGTCGAGTCCATGTGTGAGGTGTTTTATATAGAATCATAGAAGTGAAGAGACAAGATCCACCAGCCCCGAATGTTTCTATTGGAACGTTGGGCCAAAAACCTGTTTTTAATCagggctggtgcgagactaaATTTAAAGAGCAAAAAACCTGACTGCTTTGTGCACTTCTTTATTACATGGATTTTTAATGTAGGAAGGTGAAATGTGAAATGCTGATTGCACATGACAGTTTGTAGAGGTACGTCTAGACTCGGACTCTACTGGAGATCTCATGTGTGCATGCGACGAATTAACTCAATTttgcctaatcgaggtactcgtgtcggaccACCTCCTCTAGATCTGGTGCTCCCCTGATACCTGATTATGCACATGTAGATAGGACTACAGATCGAGGCCCTAAGGCTGTTGAGGAAGACTATTTTGCTGACTCTATAGACTCGTGGGTCATGCATGACAGCTGTTTTCAAAGCCTTATGCAATGTAGTGCCATTAATTGTCATCGTGAAATGACTTCATTGCATGTTTACTTTTTGCTCTTGAATTAGATCTAtatcttatataattatacatgtacgtagaaaGGATCAGTAATGCAACatcgttgccatggttactgtCATGTTGTGTATGTTACCTGTGACCCACTGCTCTTTTGAAAATGCAGCCTCCAATATACACACTTACAAAAGAAATTAAGCTTTTACTAAGGAGCATTTAAGGCAGCTTTCATGTACTTGCCACAGtggcatgcataattatgaattagAATGACCTCATACCCCCAAATTCTCAGTATCACCAAGAGCTTTTGGTAAGGTTAGGTCACAGCCAATTAACGCAAATAGTAAATCATATCAAGTATATACATTTTGGGTGAAAAACGGTATTGTCAAGATATTATACAAGAAACCTTATAGTAGATCTGATCTACATGCACTTCAATTTTAATGCGGCTGTTTTTGTAAAAATCTGCCTTAACCTATACTGAGGTGTTACAAAAAGTGTAGTTTGCCCTTTGTTGCTGCATACTGCTAAGTTTCCATGTTCGTCTAGATATACGTTAGTGTTGGCAAGCTGACCATGACGAACATTTTTCATCATGAAAACCTAGACGCTGGTGGGATGCTGGGATGCATGCAACACAGTACATGCAAATAAGTGTGAAAATTGATATCACTGCTGTTCAAGTTAACTTTATCACATGAAAAAATGACCTcctatatctataattatacggtataatattTGGAGTGCATGATGCAACACTCAGAAAATTATACAACCGCCTACGCTCCTAGACATCTAGCTATAggttaatgaaagcaccacgggtgctgatgcctcggtggaggtgccaaagctacataaaaTAAAACTACTATATtgtactaatagctagcttcatgatgaacatctataattttgctgcatgcaaatagtgggtaattgaagaaaacatgactagaagcctatagaaactcttacttgcacttcattgatccttgagcagctgtagtggtctacacacacacacacacagacacacaaacacaccaccgttacctcgcttgcgcatgcgcaccaaggcataattaagTGTATCATGAAGTATTTTGTCTCCTAGCTGATATTCCTCAAAACAAAATATTTCAAGACAGCCATAATATTTGGTCTGGGAAGAGGAGGACAGATACCGCCTTTAAATATTGGTTCCCCAGTGAAACTTGGTCCCCCAGCCTAAACAATAGACTGATGCTACAATTCTCATGTAGTGTGTCCCCTGACATCAGGGGACACACTACATGCAGACAGTGTTTGCCATGCATTTCTTCTGTTCCACAATTATTTCAGTGGagttgaccccccccccccccggatAAAAATGTGTGACAAGTGTCACAGTATTTGTGTACTGGCTCAACGTACTTATCACTTTGCTAGTTAGACAGTGTTACCGTCACTGTATCATGAGGCTGTCTTGAAGGTTTATTTCTTTATGTCAATGATGTCATCGGagcacatatatacatgtacaataatacaTGCGTGATTGTAATGGTTGTACATGTTACTTATCGGTATGATTCATAGCACTTGAGTTCAGGATAACAGAACGCATGTTTACAGTTAGCTGCTACAGTTAGTTAGTTGCTGTATACCCTACACATCAGAAATGGGTGAGTCCAATGGTGAGGATGGCTCGCTCGATAAACTGTTTTCCCTTAGCCAGGTTGTGGAGTCAGTTCTCCCTCGAGGAGCAGTGTAACCTGGGAATTTCTTTCGCCCAACGCCATTCGTAGTAGTGTGGCCAATAGACTTGTGTCCTCGATGTGGATGGCTGCTGCCTGCAACATTAAAACTTCTTAGAGGAGGAACAACATCACACTCGTCAAAAGCGTCATCTTCAGTTGAAACATACATGTTGATGTCTTTACTATTTTTGCGCTTGTGTGTATTTCCAGAAGGAGGTGGAGCAAGAGCAAGGGGAGTTGGTTTCAGTTGCAACGAAGGAATTTTTGAGGGAATCGTCGGAATGTAGCTAGGATTGTCTCTCATAGCAAGGTCTTTCTTTTGAATCTGTTTCTGAATGTCATCAGTGATTCGGTTGTTGACTTGTGTGATAGTGTTAGATCTAGCGTCTGCTTGACCAGAATGTCTGTGATGGTTTATGGAGTGTTTGTGCTTTTTTGGAGTTATGAACAACTTCAAGAAGAGAAAACACACAAAGGCACCAACTGGTATTCCTACAACAAAAGCTCCTATTGTAGCTCCGACTAGATCTGGAATTGAGATGGAACTATCAGACATGGCAGACAAGCTACCAACAGAGGTAGTAGATATTTCTCCAGGCTCTTCCTCATGATCTAATGTTGTGATCTGGCAAGAGGGTGTAAGTGGTGTAGTAGTGTCTGATCTTGAACCGCAAGTGTCAATGATACGACTCTCAATTGTCAGAACAGATTGAATAATGGTTAGAGGACTAGATGTTATCTTATTGGTGCACCTGTCTCCGTCCCAACCACAGTATGCATCTTTCGAGTCCAGGCATGCGAAGCAACTGTCATATTTAGAACAATCACCTAGTGATATTAGCATTACATGGTTATCTGTTGTTGCATACAGGAATCGAGTTTCATCGGAATTACGACGAATAGTGAGGTGTCCTAATGCACTTCCAAATCGATTTATCACATCTTCCTGTCTGTTTCCTTCATCATCAATCACTAGTTGATGAAGATCACCATTTTGAGTGGAATAGTACATAATAGTTTGAGTACTTTGATTGTAATTAATGATGTCAACGATAAGCTTGTCTAGTCTCTTTCCCGCGACTGTGTGGAGAGGTTGGGAGTCCATTGAAGTAACATCATTGAACACCAGCTGGTACTGGGAGGCATCAGAAATTGATCGTTGATTATCACCCTCTCCTGGACAAGAAAACGTGTCTGCAGTCACTCTTCTCCATGTCAGAGGATTTCCATCAGAAACCAAATATTGCCCATCCTCAAACACTTTTGTTAAACTCCCGGCAGAGTTGGGATCAAAATTAAACTTGCAGATTGCACTTCCACTTGGTGCGTTAACAGGTGAGGTGAACACTCCGTAGAGAAACTGTTGCCCATCAGGTTGTACCCAAAAAACAGTTGACTGCAGGTTGTCATAAGAATATGGTATTGTGCCTTGTGTTGCGAAAGAAGTGCAAGACATTCTCGCCTTCTGAAATGTAAGGAAAAAGTTGGTCGGGTAAATTGCTTCTGGGTTCATTCCATTGTCACTCTTACATATCCTGACTGCTCTTGAATAAACCACAGATTTTCCTTGATCAACTTCATAGGCACGCTCTCGCAAAAAAAAGTACACATGACTATCTGTCTCGTAAGATGAAACAAATGTTGGCTCGTGCAGCCAGCGCTGATCCGAACTAGGAACATTGACAAGAATTGTATTATCTCTTTGTAAAGGATTAGGGGCCATTCCTATGGTCTGGGAAGCAAATGCATTAAATCTTGTTCCAGAGAAGAATCGTTCACCACTAGTGAGTGTAGCAACAATTTGGGTGTTGTCAGAGTAAGGACTGAATCCATTGTCCACATTCTGAACATCAGTCATATATTCATAAACAGAAATGTTGGAAACGTTGTGTAGAGTGCATTTCGGTCTGAATGCATTTGTACCGCATACCAATATTCTATCACCTGCAGGTACCAACTGTATCAGCTTCACAAAGTTTTGGCATGATGAGGGATCGTTTCCAAGCTGCCCTGGAAGCTCAAACCCCACACAGTTTTCGTAGACGCTGGCCTTAGGAGTCAAATCAGCATACTCGTGTACTTGGAGCTCAAAACTTGTGGAAAATAGACTGTTTAAGGATCCCAACATCAGTTTATTGTGGATAATGGATACAGTATCAACAGGTCCTTGCAGTGAGCATATACGACCATAGGTTGTGTCCTGACAGGTAGGTGCACTGATTCCAGCTGAGTATGCGGAACTCAGTGCTAGATGTAGACAGAAGAGTAGAAACACAAAAACTTGCATCTTTAAAACCAAATCGCTTTTACTAACACAAAATTTTCATTGTGCAAGGAGACTGACATACCGGGTACTGTGCTGCGTTGCGACTTTTTACCACTGGAATGCTGGAATCTTCAATTTTTCACTCCCTAGGCCCTTTGTGATCTTGAAGCCTCGCCTGAAGCACCGCCTACAGAGCTGCACACTCGACACTATTTTAAGATGTTTGCTGTCAAACTACGCTCACTTTTTCTCCCCAAGGTACGgtagatgtataattattttcacaaaTATGTATTCAATCTATAGTTGAATTTATAGCGCAGAAGTGCAGCCAGGAATTTTGTAGCCCTAGTAAGGTGAAGTACTGACTGACAATGTAAATATTGCAGACATCGCTGGCAGGACCTTTAGTCAGAGGAAGGTTCCTACTAAGCAACAGTCAAGGCTCCAGCAGTAAGTATGGTATACTCTTAATTGATTGCATAGCTGTACagggcagagagagagaatgTGTGTGGGAATCGTGGTGTGCTCCAATTAGAGTGGCACCTTAGGCATGCAGGGTGAAATGCACACCATGCAGAGGagcgacacgagtacctccaTTAGGGTTAAAAGTCACATGCCACGTTAATGttgaattttgcacgtgatcaagcctaatcgaggtactcgtgtcgcaCCTCTGGGTACAAAAGAGAATGGTCAACCCATCAAATTTtactcattaattattcatgagctatgTTTTACGGAGTGCTCAAAGGCGGCCGTTTTCCTTGGGTTAGAGCGCCATATcttattttgtgagagttgCTTGGTCTTGAAAGCAAAAAAACGCTTCGTGGTGCTCTCCActgcacagagctagaagtttTACTACTACAGTCTCTTGGTGATtactcagagcttccactggaatATATTTTAAGGCTTGTCTTGATACTTGTCTTGATACTTGTCAGTCAGAATAAAACACCAATATGGTCGTCTTGGTATTGGTAGCCTGGAAAACGTAGCCAATCCGACCCTAATCTCCTCTCTGGCTACTCGAGGGGTTGTGGTCACCCACTGTGTCTGATTATGCTCTTTCACGTAGTATTTTTAATATGATGCCTGGCTCAATGGAGGAgtggcctgtgtgtgtgatgtggcGTGGGCGTGAAGGGAAGTTAATCATTTCATttcatgtatgtatgtgtgtgtgtgtcgagGTACACTCAGTGCAGTAATATCTACCGACCGTTAGAAAAATGCTTCAAGATCCTCGTAGTATAACCTCAGTGAGGTTCTAGAGCAGCCAGTGAAACTATCGATgcctatggccttgttgaggtGAGAGAACACTggctgggatcatagctagatatagaagctacctcaagctagaaaataaagcgcctgaggaagaagctcttgcGATGGACTAAAGTTCCTG is a genomic window of Halichondria panicea chromosome 15, odHalPani1.1, whole genome shotgun sequence containing:
- the LOC135349041 gene encoding semaphorin-5B-like, with amino-acid sequence MQVFVFLLFCLHLALSSAYSAGISAPTCQDTTYGRICSLQGPVDTVSIIHNKLMLGSLNSLFSTSFELQVHEYADLTPKASVYENCVGFELPGQLGNDPSSCQNFVKLIQLVPAGDRILVCGTNAFRPKCTLHNVSNISVYEYMTDVQNVDNGFSPYSDNTQIVATLTSGERFFSGTRFNAFASQTIGMAPNPLQRDNTILVNVPSSDQRWLHEPTFVSSYETDSHVYFFLRERAYEVDQGKSVVYSRAVRICKSDNGMNPEAIYPTNFFLTFQKARMSCTSFATQGTIPYSYDNLQSTVFWVQPDGQQFLYGVFTSPVNAPSGSAICKFNFDPNSAGSLTKVFEDGQYLVSDGNPLTWRRVTADTFSCPGEGDNQRSISDASQYQLVFNDVTSMDSQPLHTVAGKRLDKLIVDIINYNQSTQTIMYYSTQNGDLHQLVIDDEGNRQEDVINRFGSALGHLTIRRNSDETRFLYATTDNHVMLISLGDCSKYDSCFACLDSKDAYCGWDGDRCTNKITSSPLTIIQSVLTIESRIIDTCGSRSDTTTPLTPSCQITTLDHEEEPGEISTTSVGSLSAMSDSSISIPDLVGATIGAFVVGIPVGAFVCFLFLKLFITPKKHKHSINHHRHSGQADARSNTITQVNNRITDDIQKQIQKKDLAMRDNPSYIPTIPSKIPSLQLKPTPLALAPPPSGNTHKRKNSKDINMYVSTEDDAFDECDVVPPLRSFNVAGSSHPHRGHKSIGHTTTNGVGRKKFPGYTAPRGRTDSTTWLRENSLSSEPSSPLDSPISDV